The Saprospiraceae bacterium genome includes a window with the following:
- a CDS encoding peptidase S41: protein MFACFFLTYSCWSFGQNNTEYNFSFENKGKLEKLPSGWKVWGGYDIETDSVVVYSGKKSISIASGKNKTDFGSTFYSIPAAKYQGNKIRLEGYMRTLDIKDGHAGLLLRIDGKNESLVFDNMENQSINGTTNWKKYTINLPYPDGAELIIIGGIIVGTGTAWFDDFTLMIDGQNIKTMKEVRLESESDKEFDNGSGLIVHSIDHAELELVGRVWGFLKYHHPIIASGKYNWDYELFRFFRKYLDNRNSIKISDALSNWVDSIGVLKICDKCAQSSPEALLKPDMEWMRLVKEPLLSKLKFIYTNRVNDKNVYINLAPYIGNPEFTNENKYAEMPFPDQGFRLLALYRYWNMIHYFFPYKNLTDKNWNEVLREYIPEFINAKDELDYELAALRIIGEVNDSHANLWGGNEKVKIWKGDNYCPFRVEFVEGKLVVTDYYNPELKTENGPEVGDIITTINGIAIENLTESMKMYFPSSNPASRMRDMAEDILRSGDSLLNISYMSNGNTRSKYIKLHKKEKLNIYRWYKEISTPSYKWLKAGIGYVTLQNIKLNDIDSIKTLFKDARGIVIDIRNYPSTFVPFALGSYFVASTTPFVKFTTGSISNPGEFTFGPPINIPKGDKTFNGKLVILLNEKSQSQAEYTAMAFRAGKNTTIIGSVTAGADGNVSSIYLPGNLRTMISGIGVFYPDGKKTQRVGIIPDIIIKPTIAGIKTGKDEVLLAAIEFINR, encoded by the coding sequence ATGTTTGCTTGTTTTTTTCTAACTTATTCATGTTGGTCTTTTGGGCAAAATAACACTGAGTATAACTTTAGCTTTGAAAATAAAGGAAAATTAGAAAAACTCCCTTCCGGCTGGAAAGTGTGGGGAGGATATGACATTGAAACGGACTCTGTTGTAGTGTACTCTGGGAAAAAATCTATAAGCATCGCTTCCGGAAAAAATAAAACTGATTTTGGCAGTACATTTTATAGCATACCCGCAGCCAAATATCAGGGAAACAAAATCAGACTGGAAGGGTATATGCGTACCTTGGATATCAAAGATGGTCATGCCGGTTTATTGCTTAGGATAGATGGCAAAAATGAATCACTGGTATTTGATAATATGGAAAACCAAAGTATTAATGGAACAACCAACTGGAAAAAATACACTATAAACCTGCCTTACCCCGATGGTGCAGAATTGATCATCATCGGTGGTATCATCGTAGGCACAGGGACGGCATGGTTTGATGATTTTACCCTAATGATAGATGGACAAAATATTAAAACGATGAAGGAAGTCAGGCTTGAATCTGAATCGGATAAGGAATTTGACAATGGTTCGGGTCTGATCGTGCATTCGATTGATCATGCTGAGTTGGAATTGGTAGGTCGGGTTTGGGGTTTTTTAAAATATCATCATCCGATAATTGCGTCTGGTAAGTATAACTGGGATTATGAACTTTTCAGGTTTTTTAGAAAGTATTTAGATAACAGGAATTCAATTAAAATAAGTGATGCTCTTTCCAATTGGGTAGATAGTATCGGAGTATTGAAAATATGTGATAAATGCGCCCAATCATCACCAGAAGCTTTACTTAAGCCTGATATGGAATGGATGCGATTAGTTAAAGAGCCATTACTATCGAAACTCAAATTTATATATACTAACAGAGTCAATGACAAAAATGTCTATATAAACTTAGCACCATATATAGGGAATCCTGAGTTTACTAATGAAAACAAATATGCAGAAATGCCCTTTCCTGATCAGGGTTTTCGTTTACTTGCACTATACAGGTATTGGAATATGATCCATTATTTTTTTCCTTACAAAAATCTGACCGATAAAAACTGGAATGAGGTTTTGAGAGAATATATTCCTGAATTTATCAATGCGAAAGATGAGCTGGACTATGAACTGGCAGCGCTCAGAATAATAGGTGAAGTCAACGATTCGCATGCCAACCTGTGGGGAGGAAATGAGAAGGTGAAAATATGGAAGGGTGATAATTATTGTCCTTTTAGAGTCGAATTTGTGGAAGGTAAACTTGTTGTGACAGATTATTATAATCCTGAACTCAAAACTGAAAATGGGCCTGAAGTAGGTGACATCATCACAACAATAAACGGAATCGCTATAGAAAATTTAACTGAAAGCATGAAAATGTATTTTCCTTCGTCCAATCCAGCGTCCAGAATGAGAGATATGGCAGAAGATATATTGAGGTCGGGGGATAGTTTATTGAATATATCATATATGTCAAACGGTAACACAAGATCAAAATACATAAAATTGCATAAAAAGGAAAAATTAAATATATACAGGTGGTATAAAGAAATATCAACACCTTCTTATAAATGGTTGAAAGCAGGCATAGGATATGTCACTTTGCAAAATATAAAGTTGAATGATATTGATAGTATAAAGACATTATTTAAAGATGCTAGGGGGATTGTAATTGATATCAGAAATTATCCTTCAACTTTTGTTCCTTTTGCATTGGGCAGTTATTTTGTGGCATCTACAACACCGTTTGTCAAATTTACAACAGGAAGCATCAGCAATCCGGGTGAATTTACTTTTGGTCCACCAATCAATATACCTAAAGGGGACAAGACTTTTAATGGTAAACTTGTGATATTATTGAACGAAAAATCACAAAGTCAGGCGGAATATACTGCAATGGCATTCAGAGCCGGTAAAAATACAACTATCATAGGTAGTGTTACAGCAGGGGCTGATGGCAATGTATCTTCTATCTATTTACCCGGCAATTTACGGACTATGATTTCTGGAATAGGTGTATTTTATCCTGATGGTAAAAAGACTCAAAGGGTTGGTATAATACCGGATATAATAATAAAACCTACTATCGCAGGTATTAAAACAGGTAAAGATGAAGTTCTCTTAGCTGCAATTGAGTTTATAAATCGTTAG
- a CDS encoding cell division protein ZapA, with protein sequence MTEEKELESKIITIAGRTFPVKLDNDEKDFVHDIEQDINAKIMNFQKTYPNRDKLDCVIMTLLTYTFDLKKQLPVNSQEEIDLKTEKIIQTLSELDID encoded by the coding sequence ATGACAGAAGAAAAAGAGTTGGAATCAAAAATTATCACAATAGCAGGGAGAACTTTTCCTGTAAAACTGGATAATGATGAAAAAGACTTTGTTCATGATATTGAGCAGGATATCAATGCTAAAATCATGAATTTTCAAAAAACTTACCCTAACAGGGATAAGTTGGACTGTGTGATCATGACTTTGCTGACCTATACATTTGATTTAAAAAAACAACTTCCCGTCAATAGTCAGGAAGAAATTGACTTAAAAACAGAAAAAATCATTCAGACACTTTCTGAATTGGATATTGACTGA
- a CDS encoding TonB-dependent receptor gives MFKFIVLSMICLNTFSFLNSQTIIFKINDKDGYSLPGANVTLRRAEDSLKIIGSAEIDGLATIKVEKPGKYTYEVSYIGYETVANTVVVNELNPPIEITMKEAINLLNEVQVVSRRPLIRQDGERTIVDPEPLLGSVTNTLELLTSTPGLFVDDQGGIFLGNSNPATIYINGREQRLSSSDIANILRSLPPDNIQRIEIIRNPSTKFDAASTGGVVNVVLKKGVKIGRFGSTNIGFNQGKAGNRFGGINIYDTGSKSGYYINLSANQNAGLDDLSSERRSNAPFVLLQKGDTERKEHNGFLGFGFNQEVNSKWSWTLDSRINGSVSKSNSTFENNTTTFEGKDLSNMQNLVNNRTPFISHNNDLGLIYKLDTTNSDVNFKLSFGQSWNDNTQEYQNNFRFPQLSPILGSGESHRRRTFILAQIDVTKEFKKDFRLETGIKSNIQNFKSDVDFLINDGQGGTVSDKDRNNAYKFDEHLFAAYGQISKNFANKVSLTTGVRLESTDMKGFQTIPSDTSFKVIRADFFPYLFISRDIMKIATYPMKGTLTYRRTLSRPSYQNLNPAITILDLYNYRAGNPALNPQFTDNVEFKIGFDDVEVLAFGKNYTTGIISNVLYNDPNNPNLTVNTFDNIGKTDESYFKFTGAIPPVFKYFFVVGGQYNHLKYEGLYNGSPISFTRGSWQLFTFHRYKFTSNTSISMQGFMLIKGQRNLLELENFGQLNLSFNQQLLNKKLMISIYARDVFRTMENSFKLQQGNILFQGQQYNDNQRFGATVRYNFGIPTKKRNDDENTTEI, from the coding sequence ATGTTTAAATTTATTGTATTGTCAATGATTTGTTTGAACACATTTTCTTTTTTAAATAGCCAAACTATCATTTTTAAGATCAATGATAAGGATGGTTATTCTTTGCCAGGCGCCAATGTGACTTTGAGAAGGGCTGAAGATAGTTTAAAAATAATCGGGTCAGCAGAAATAGACGGCCTAGCTACCATCAAGGTTGAAAAACCCGGAAAATACACTTATGAAGTAAGCTACATAGGTTATGAAACCGTGGCCAATACAGTAGTAGTAAATGAACTCAATCCGCCAATCGAAATCACTATGAAGGAGGCTATTAATTTGCTTAATGAAGTACAGGTAGTCAGCAGGCGTCCCTTGATAAGGCAAGATGGAGAAAGGACTATTGTTGACCCTGAACCTTTATTGGGCTCAGTGACGAATACTTTAGAACTATTGACCTCCACGCCCGGTCTCTTTGTAGATGATCAAGGTGGAATTTTTCTTGGCAACTCCAACCCTGCGACTATTTACATCAATGGTCGTGAGCAAAGACTTAGTTCTTCTGATATTGCCAATATACTTAGAAGTTTACCACCGGACAATATTCAAAGGATAGAGATCATTCGCAATCCTTCTACTAAGTTTGATGCAGCCAGTACAGGTGGAGTAGTAAATGTAGTTCTGAAAAAAGGTGTTAAAATAGGAAGATTTGGAAGTACTAACATTGGTTTTAATCAAGGAAAAGCAGGGAACAGATTCGGAGGTATAAATATTTATGATACAGGATCAAAGAGTGGGTACTATATCAATCTAAGCGCTAACCAGAATGCCGGTCTGGACGATTTGAGTTCTGAAAGACGGTCAAATGCTCCATTTGTTTTGTTGCAAAAAGGCGATACAGAGCGCAAAGAACATAACGGGTTTCTGGGCTTTGGATTCAATCAGGAAGTGAATAGTAAATGGTCATGGACATTGGATTCGAGAATCAATGGCAGTGTATCTAAGTCAAATTCAACCTTTGAAAATAACACCACCACTTTTGAAGGAAAAGACTTGTCAAATATGCAAAATCTTGTGAATAATCGTACACCTTTTATAAGTCATAACAACGATTTGGGTCTCATTTATAAGTTGGATACTACCAATTCAGATGTCAATTTCAAATTGAGCTTCGGCCAATCCTGGAATGACAATACACAGGAGTATCAAAATAACTTCAGATTTCCTCAACTATCTCCTATCCTTGGATCGGGAGAATCGCATAGAAGGCGCACGTTTATTTTAGCTCAGATAGATGTGACTAAAGAGTTCAAAAAAGATTTTAGACTTGAAACAGGTATAAAATCCAATATTCAGAATTTTAAGAGTGATGTTGATTTTCTCATCAATGACGGACAAGGTGGAACAGTTTCAGACAAAGATCGAAATAATGCTTACAAGTTTGATGAGCATCTTTTTGCGGCTTATGGCCAAATATCTAAAAATTTTGCCAACAAAGTATCTCTTACAACAGGTGTCAGGTTAGAGTCCACCGATATGAAAGGTTTTCAGACAATTCCTTCCGATACCAGCTTTAAAGTAATTCGGGCCGACTTTTTCCCATATTTGTTTATAAGTAGAGATATTATGAAAATTGCTACCTATCCGATGAAAGGAACATTGACCTACAGGAGAACTTTAAGCAGACCAAGTTATCAAAATCTTAATCCGGCCATTACCATTCTGGATTTGTACAATTATCGCGCTGGCAATCCTGCCCTGAACCCACAATTTACTGATAATGTTGAATTTAAGATAGGATTTGATGATGTAGAAGTCCTGGCTTTCGGAAAGAATTATACAACGGGTATCATTTCAAACGTATTGTACAATGATCCGAACAATCCCAATCTTACTGTAAATACATTTGATAATATTGGAAAAACAGATGAATCGTATTTTAAATTTACTGGTGCTATACCGCCTGTTTTTAAGTACTTTTTTGTGGTGGGCGGGCAATATAATCATTTGAAATATGAAGGCCTTTATAATGGGTCGCCCATTAGTTTTACAAGAGGAAGCTGGCAGTTGTTTACTTTTCACAGATACAAATTTACGAGTAATACGTCCATTTCAATGCAAGGTTTTATGCTCATCAAAGGTCAGCGTAATCTCTTGGAGTTAGAAAATTTCGGACAATTGAACTTAAGTTTTAATCAGCAGCTTTTGAACAAGAAACTTATGATCTCAATATATGCCAGAGATGTGTTTAGGACTATGGAAAATTCATTCAAACTTCAACAAGGTAACATCCTGTTTCAAGGGCAGCAGTACAATGATAATCAGCGATTTGGAGCTACTGTAAGGTATAATTTCGGGATACCAACCAAGAAGAGAAATGATGATGAAAACACTACAGAGATATGA
- a CDS encoding phenylalanine--tRNA ligase subunit beta — translation MKLSLNWLKKYLDISYSPEKIAEMLTLIGLEVEGIEKVEPIKGGLKGVVTGEVITCEKHPDADRLSLTTVDIGTGEHLQIVCGAPNVAAGQKVMVATIGTHLYNDSGEPLIIKKGKIRGAESQGMICAQDELGLGTDHSGIIVLPANVQPGIAASDYYHIQDDYVFEVGLTPNRSDATSQLGVARDLLAYLKVNEGYTDEINEPNISDFVTERVTYNIDVEVEDKNACLRYTGITIANVEVKESPEWLKKFLTAIGVKPINNIVDITNFVLNELGQPLHAFDADKIEGKKVIIKTLPEGQEFVTLDNVKRTLGNMDLMICDGNSQGLCIAGVYGGLGSGVTESTKNIFLESACFSPSSVRKTSTRHNLRTDAAKIYEKGSDPNVTVLAAKRASALIKRLAGGEISDKMIDVYPYEISRVEVRLYYKNVQNLIGMPIHEEVIHNILQAMDMEVTPFDDESILVLVPTNKSDVTREVDLIEEIVRIYGLNRVPVSDQIRSTITYTSKPDKHKTKELISDFLASTGYNEMMGLSLIESRWYDGLGIADASDYVYINNTSNVHLNILRPDMLVSGLISVSYNLNRQQNNLMMYEFGKSYRKSQDGYLESEFISIFITGKKNEESWLNDNKADKSFYDIKKTIYSILHRVSVSGFEIEELQAHPGLSYGIRIKKGPLVLAQLGEVRKSVCLRLGIKVPVYYGEVSFDAVLKLAGQEKVQVKEISRFPTVRRDLALILDKKVKFSEIENIARKTDKKLLKQISLFDVYVNDNQLGADKKSYAVSFIFENTERTLQDREIDQIMDKLISHLQDGTGALIRK, via the coding sequence ATGAAATTGTCGCTGAATTGGCTAAAAAAGTATCTTGATATTTCATACAGTCCTGAAAAGATTGCTGAGATGCTCACTTTGATAGGTCTGGAAGTTGAAGGTATAGAAAAAGTTGAGCCCATCAAGGGTGGTTTGAAAGGTGTGGTGACCGGAGAAGTGATAACTTGTGAAAAACATCCTGATGCAGACCGACTTTCTTTAACTACTGTAGACATAGGAACCGGGGAGCATCTGCAGATCGTATGTGGTGCTCCGAATGTTGCCGCCGGACAAAAAGTGATGGTGGCCACTATTGGCACTCATTTATACAATGACAGCGGTGAACCCCTTATCATAAAAAAAGGAAAAATAAGAGGTGCCGAATCTCAAGGTATGATTTGTGCACAGGATGAATTGGGTCTTGGAACTGATCATTCAGGTATTATCGTTTTACCCGCAAATGTTCAACCGGGTATCGCTGCTTCTGACTATTATCACATTCAGGATGACTACGTGTTTGAAGTAGGCTTGACTCCCAACAGATCAGATGCAACTTCACAACTGGGAGTGGCAAGGGATTTACTAGCATATCTGAAAGTAAATGAAGGATATACGGACGAAATCAACGAACCTAATATTTCTGATTTTGTCACAGAGCGAGTGACTTACAATATCGATGTAGAAGTTGAGGATAAAAATGCATGTCTACGGTACACTGGTATAACCATTGCCAATGTTGAAGTAAAAGAATCTCCTGAGTGGCTCAAAAAATTTCTTACCGCCATCGGGGTAAAACCCATCAACAATATAGTCGATATCACCAACTTTGTGTTAAATGAGTTGGGTCAGCCACTTCATGCATTTGATGCCGATAAAATTGAAGGTAAAAAAGTTATCATTAAAACTTTGCCAGAGGGACAGGAGTTTGTAACCCTTGATAATGTAAAGCGCACACTGGGTAACATGGATCTGATGATTTGCGATGGAAATTCTCAGGGATTGTGTATCGCTGGTGTATATGGTGGTTTGGGTAGTGGTGTGACTGAATCTACCAAAAATATCTTTCTTGAATCTGCTTGTTTTAGTCCATCATCCGTAAGAAAGACAAGTACAAGACATAATCTCCGAACCGATGCGGCAAAGATTTATGAGAAAGGCTCTGATCCAAATGTGACAGTTTTGGCAGCTAAAAGAGCATCTGCTCTCATCAAGAGACTGGCAGGTGGAGAGATCAGTGATAAGATGATAGACGTCTATCCATATGAAATATCCCGTGTGGAAGTGCGACTATACTATAAGAATGTACAGAATCTGATAGGAATGCCTATCCATGAAGAGGTGATTCATAATATACTGCAGGCGATGGACATGGAAGTGACTCCATTTGATGATGAGAGTATCCTGGTGTTAGTCCCCACCAATAAGTCTGATGTGACACGAGAAGTGGATCTGATAGAAGAAATTGTACGAATTTATGGTCTCAACAGAGTACCTGTGTCTGATCAGATCAGAAGTACCATCACATACACATCCAAGCCTGATAAACACAAAACAAAAGAACTCATCTCCGATTTTCTTGCTTCTACAGGTTATAATGAAATGATGGGCTTGTCGCTGATTGAGTCTAGGTGGTATGATGGATTAGGTATCGCGGATGCCTCGGATTATGTATATATCAACAATACATCAAATGTACATCTCAATATCCTGCGGCCTGATATGCTGGTCAGTGGTCTTATCTCTGTAAGTTACAATCTCAACAGACAGCAGAACAACCTGATGATGTATGAATTTGGGAAATCTTACAGGAAGTCTCAGGATGGATATCTGGAAAGTGAATTCATTTCCATCTTCATCACCGGTAAAAAGAATGAAGAGTCCTGGCTCAATGACAATAAGGCAGACAAATCATTTTATGATATCAAAAAAACAATTTATTCTATATTGCATAGGGTCTCAGTTTCTGGTTTTGAAATTGAAGAATTACAGGCACATCCGGGACTTTCATATGGCATTAGGATTAAGAAAGGTCCTCTGGTATTGGCACAATTGGGTGAAGTCAGAAAATCAGTGTGTCTGCGCTTAGGAATTAAGGTTCCGGTCTATTATGGTGAAGTGTCATTTGATGCCGTGCTGAAGCTCGCAGGTCAGGAAAAAGTACAGGTGAAGGAGATCAGCAGATTCCCTACCGTGAGACGTGATCTTGCATTGATACTGGATAAAAAAGTGAAATTTTCAGAAATTGAAAACATTGCCAGAAAAACTGATAAAAAACTTTTAAAACAGATTTCGCTTTTTGATGTTTATGTAAATGATAATCAACTCGGTGCCGACAAAAAATCCTATGCCGTGTCATTTATATTTGAAAACACGGAAAGGACTTTGCAGGACAGAGAAATTGACCAGATAATGGATAAATTGATCAGTCATTTACAGGATGGAACCGGAGCATTAATCAGAAAATAG
- the rny gene encoding ribonuclease Y, whose translation MSTVLLAIAAFIGGGGLYHLVSQTLYKNKVKEANDKADITIKEAELTAKRKLDEAENRAEKILSKAEQTNDAIKQKKIQETRENFSKLKSEFETWKAEQKVEIKERELTAISLEKELKIKQDAILTEMETIESKEQEILAIRENLDVQMKIVAKKKEELDSANERFIKELETISKLTESQAKDQLIEAVRAKAQNDAMIIEKEAIANAHTNANKEAKKIVIQTIQRMCAEITIENSVSVFNLESDEIKGQIIGREGRNIRALEAATGAEIVVDDTPEAIVISSFDPIRRELCRLALKKLVADGRIHPAKIEETVAKVKKQLDEQIVEIGERTIIDLDIHGLAPYLVKMVGRLRFRSSYGQNLLKHSIETANLCATMAAELGLNPKQIKMAKRAGLLHDIGKVTEEESELSHALLGMEICEKHKEHPVILNAVGAHHDEIEMNNIISPIVQACDAISGARPGARREILESYLKRIGELEELALAYEGVQKAYALQAGRELRVIVESEKVTDQYADDLAFIISQKIQDEMQYPGQVKVTVIREKRATAFAR comes from the coding sequence ATGAGTACAGTATTATTGGCAATCGCAGCATTCATTGGAGGAGGCGGTTTATATCATTTGGTTTCACAGACCTTATACAAAAATAAGGTAAAGGAAGCCAATGATAAGGCAGATATCACTATCAAAGAAGCGGAACTGACAGCCAAAAGAAAACTTGATGAAGCAGAAAATCGTGCTGAAAAAATTCTTTCTAAAGCTGAACAAACGAATGATGCTATTAAGCAGAAAAAAATACAGGAGACCAGAGAAAACTTTTCAAAGTTGAAATCTGAATTTGAAACCTGGAAAGCTGAGCAAAAAGTAGAAATCAAAGAAAGGGAACTCACAGCCATCTCATTGGAGAAAGAGTTGAAAATCAAACAAGATGCCATTCTTACAGAAATGGAAACCATTGAAAGTAAGGAACAGGAAATACTTGCAATCAGAGAAAATCTGGATGTGCAGATGAAAATCGTTGCTAAAAAGAAAGAAGAACTTGATTCGGCCAACGAAAGGTTCATCAAAGAACTTGAAACGATTTCCAAGCTTACAGAAAGTCAGGCGAAAGATCAACTGATTGAAGCGGTCAGAGCAAAAGCTCAGAATGACGCAATGATAATAGAAAAAGAAGCGATAGCCAATGCACACACCAATGCAAATAAGGAGGCTAAAAAAATTGTTATACAGACGATTCAAAGGATGTGTGCTGAGATCACAATCGAAAACTCCGTTTCTGTGTTCAATCTTGAATCTGATGAAATCAAAGGTCAGATCATAGGTAGAGAAGGCAGGAACATCAGAGCACTTGAAGCAGCTACAGGTGCCGAAATTGTGGTTGATGATACACCTGAAGCTATTGTGATTTCCAGTTTTGACCCGATCAGACGTGAACTGTGCCGTCTGGCACTCAAAAAATTGGTGGCTGATGGACGTATCCACCCGGCAAAAATTGAAGAGACCGTGGCTAAAGTCAAAAAACAATTGGATGAACAGATCGTGGAGATAGGAGAGAGAACTATCATTGATCTAGATATTCATGGACTGGCACCTTATTTAGTCAAAATGGTAGGTCGCCTGAGATTCAGATCTTCTTATGGACAAAACCTGCTCAAACACTCTATCGAAACTGCCAATCTATGTGCTACTATGGCAGCAGAGCTAGGTCTCAATCCCAAGCAGATAAAGATGGCAAAACGTGCCGGACTCCTGCATGACATAGGTAAAGTGACTGAAGAAGAGTCAGAATTATCGCACGCACTCTTAGGTATGGAGATCTGTGAAAAACACAAAGAACATCCTGTGATACTGAATGCAGTAGGTGCGCACCACGATGAAATAGAAATGAACAACATCATTTCTCCTATAGTTCAGGCGTGTGATGCCATCTCTGGTGCCAGACCTGGAGCAAGAAGAGAAATTCTGGAGAGTTACCTAAAGAGAATAGGCGAACTTGAAGAACTTGCATTAGCTTATGAAGGAGTTCAGAAAGCCTATGCTTTGCAAGCCGGCAGAGAACTAAGAGTGATAGTGGAGTCTGAAAAAGTAACAGATCAGTATGCTGATGACCTTGCATTTATCATTTCACAAAAGATACAGGATGAGATGCAATATCCGGGTCAGGTGAAAGTCACCGTTATCAGGGAAAAGCGGGCTACGGCATTTGCGAGGTAG
- a CDS encoding OmpA family protein, whose product MLLFRLLFWDPLIAILPAPLTKKFNWVGRNKFLPNLEEKAAREAFKISDNAKTLAEQSWSDVYQDENASTTNDLPLFIPASYNFTYSLKALSTPYPFKEKTNNDFYSILDSLGENQSISIGESILLSQLFPVVNASAIVGSNSAYIDGGVYDNYGFETLLDLYDIVSKLRYKVAPKKSILIIPILNSSIYTDSFQLDYKNNLINTFTAVSNSIFISNPSRNLTLLKQKLNDNGDHIEMLEIFSKGLQSHNGKPQNRAKNNWFKYAPDSTKVMMSRYLHSEEIKSLKNMAIDEIQSKIVNGAFKKTKHTFLFDFGRSTPDKEAQELLKNISNDCNDKCVDIVGYSDIRGKAVYNTQLSLNRAKEIKSYLKKFMKGHPAGISISSGAHPNFKEGIFERIYDRKCIITIDTL is encoded by the coding sequence ATGTTGTTATTCAGATTATTGTTCTGGGATCCACTTATTGCTATCTTACCTGCTCCATTAACAAAAAAATTCAATTGGGTTGGTCGTAATAAATTCCTTCCTAATCTGGAAGAAAAAGCTGCCAGAGAAGCGTTTAAAATTTCCGATAATGCTAAAACACTAGCAGAACAATCATGGTCCGATGTCTATCAAGACGAAAACGCTAGCACAACAAATGATCTTCCACTTTTTATACCAGCATCATACAATTTTACTTATTCTCTAAAGGCTTTATCCACTCCATATCCTTTTAAGGAAAAAACGAACAATGACTTTTATTCGATTTTAGATAGTCTTGGCGAAAATCAATCTATATCCATAGGAGAAAGTATACTCTTGAGTCAGTTGTTTCCTGTCGTTAATGCAAGCGCAATCGTTGGGTCAAATAGTGCTTACATAGATGGTGGGGTTTATGACAACTATGGTTTTGAAACATTACTGGATTTGTATGATATAGTTTCCAAATTAAGATATAAAGTGGCGCCTAAAAAGTCTATTTTGATAATTCCCATATTGAATAGCAGCATCTATACTGACAGTTTTCAGTTAGATTATAAAAACAATTTGATCAATACCTTCACAGCCGTTAGTAATTCGATCTTCATTTCCAATCCATCACGCAATCTTACCTTGCTAAAACAGAAGTTAAATGATAACGGTGACCATATTGAAATGTTAGAAATATTCAGCAAAGGATTGCAATCACACAATGGTAAACCCCAAAATCGTGCTAAAAACAACTGGTTTAAATATGCTCCGGACTCAACTAAAGTCATGATGTCCAGGTATTTACATTCAGAAGAAATAAAATCATTAAAAAATATGGCAATTGATGAGATTCAATCCAAAATTGTCAATGGGGCATTTAAAAAAACAAAACATACTTTTTTATTTGATTTTGGTAGATCCACACCCGATAAAGAAGCTCAGGAATTACTAAAAAACATAAGTAATGATTGCAATGATAAATGTGTTGACATAGTCGGTTATTCTGATATCAGAGGAAAAGCTGTTTATAATACACAATTATCTTTGAACAGGGCAAAGGAAATCAAAAGTTATTTGAAAAAATTTATGAAAGGCCATCCGGCAGGCATTTCAATTTCTTCCGGCGCACATCCAAATTTTAAGGAAGGAATCTTTGAACGCATTTATGACAGGAAGTGTATCATCACTATAGATACTTTATAA
- a CDS encoding HAD family hydrolase: MDLKNIKVIGLDADDTLWSNEPYFREGEEKFCDLMETYMPRHSAHRELFATEIANLSIYGYGIKAFVISMIETAIKIAGNTLPVDVISRIVEIGRTQLNQPVILLEGVEEVLLALKDKFRLVVVTKGDLLDQESKLEKSGLAPYFHHIEIVSEKRVSDYQKLIRHLDIQPDEFLMIGNSLKSDVLPVLELGCLGVHVPFHTTWEHEKVDVIITNPGFRQVAHVNEILKWI; encoded by the coding sequence ATGGATTTGAAGAATATAAAAGTGATAGGGCTTGATGCAGATGATACCCTTTGGAGCAACGAGCCATATTTCAGAGAAGGGGAAGAAAAATTTTGTGATCTTATGGAGACATACATGCCCAGACATAGTGCACACAGAGAGCTATTTGCCACGGAAATAGCAAATCTAAGTATCTATGGTTATGGCATAAAAGCTTTTGTGATATCAATGATTGAGACGGCGATAAAAATTGCAGGAAATACGCTGCCTGTAGATGTCATATCAAGAATAGTAGAAATTGGCAGAACGCAACTCAATCAACCGGTCATCCTTTTAGAAGGAGTTGAAGAAGTTTTGCTCGCTCTGAAAGACAAGTTCAGGTTGGTTGTCGTAACCAAGGGAGACCTCTTGGATCAGGAGAGTAAACTTGAAAAATCAGGGCTCGCACCATATTTTCACCATATCGAGATAGTTTCTGAAAAGCGAGTCTCGGACTATCAAAAACTCATAAGGCATCTGGATATCCAACCGGACGAATTTCTGATGATAGGCAATTCGCTCAAATCAGATGTCTTGCCCGTCCTGGAGTTGGGTTGCTTGGGAGTGCATGTGCCATTTCATACTACCTGGGAACATGAAAAAGTAGATGTTATCATCACCAATCCCGGATTCAGGCAGGTGGCACATGTCAACGAAATATTGAAGTGGATTTAG